Proteins found in one Thermodesulfatator atlanticus DSM 21156 genomic segment:
- a CDS encoding ExbD/TolR family protein, whose protein sequence is MTGNKKGLVADINVTPLVDVMLVLLIIFMITAPLLSTGLEVDLPQTKAGDLKQKEPLLIVINAKGEVFVGNKKIALSALGKFLAQTKKAGLKKDINIKADKRCPYGVVAKVLAEVKKAGFESVGLVTKPERT, encoded by the coding sequence ATGACCGGGAATAAAAAAGGACTTGTGGCTGACATAAACGTCACCCCCCTGGTGGATGTGATGTTGGTGCTGCTAATTATTTTTATGATTACAGCCCCTCTTCTTTCCACCGGCCTTGAGGTTGACCTTCCCCAGACCAAGGCAGGAGACTTAAAACAAAAAGAGCCCCTTCTTATTGTGATTAACGCCAAAGGCGAGGTCTTTGTGGGAAATAAAAAAATCGCTTTAAGTGCCCTTGGTAAGTTCCTTGCGCAAACAAAAAAGGCTGGCTTAAAAAAAGACATAAATATCAAAGCAGACAAGCGCTGCCCTTATGGAGTGGTGGCCAAGGTGCTTGCTGAAGTTAAAAAAGCAGGTTTTGAAAGTGTAGGCTTGGTGACAAAGCCTGAAAGGACATGA
- a CDS encoding Maf family protein, with the protein MRRRIFRNLKKLILASQSPRRKELLEQLGIAFSVNPAKLKEPPPEGVSPERYALKLANLKAKEVLSRLQEECFVLAADTIVVCEGKILGKPKDYLHAKEMLELLSGRAHEVYTAYALFGPQGQRENIVKTEVYFKKLAEKEILAYLNTQEPWDKAGAYAIQGMASYMVERVAGSVTNVIGLPLKEVVEDLLALKVITFYENDRE; encoded by the coding sequence ATGCGCCGAAGAATTTTTCGGAATTTAAAAAAATTAATCCTTGCCTCGCAAAGTCCTCGTAGAAAAGAACTTCTCGAGCAATTAGGCATAGCGTTTTCTGTAAACCCTGCCAAGCTAAAAGAACCCCCTCCTGAGGGTGTCTCCCCAGAAAGATACGCCTTAAAACTTGCAAATCTTAAGGCAAAAGAAGTGCTGAGTCGCCTTCAAGAAGAATGTTTTGTGCTTGCGGCTGATACTATTGTGGTATGTGAAGGGAAAATCCTCGGGAAACCAAAAGATTACCTTCATGCCAAGGAAATGCTTGAACTCCTTTCTGGCAGAGCTCACGAAGTTTATACGGCTTATGCCCTTTTCGGGCCTCAAGGGCAGCGCGAAAATATCGTTAAAACCGAAGTTTATTTTAAAAAGCTAGCTGAAAAAGAAATTTTAGCTTACCTTAATACCCAAGAGCCGTGGGACAAGGCAGGGGCTTATGCCATCCAGGGCATGGCCTCTTATATGGTTGAAAGGGTAGCAGGCTCGGTAACAAACGTAATCGGACTTCCGCTAAAAGAAGTGGTGGAAGACCTTTTGGCCTTAAAAGTTATCACCTTTTATGAAAATGACCGGGAATAA
- a CDS encoding TatD family hydrolase, whose protein sequence is MAKLIDTHAHLNLPGSYKKDLPEVIARAKEGHVEKIINVGIEIKTSIRALELAREYEGLFATAGIHPHEVKKVNSATYDTLKALLADEKIVAVGEIGLDYAKEYSPRELQKEHFARQLALAREFKLPVVIHSREAYPDILEVLKEELPEKFVFHCYAGTVSEARKILDLGGFLSFTGIITFPKGENVREVVRFAPLDRIMAETDCPFLTPVPHRGKRNEPAFVRYVVEKIAELKNISFEKCAEATTKCAEEFFGI, encoded by the coding sequence ATGGCTAAACTCATAGACACCCACGCACATTTAAATCTGCCGGGTTCTTATAAAAAAGACTTGCCAGAAGTGATCGCTCGGGCCAAAGAAGGCCACGTGGAAAAAATCATAAACGTAGGAATTGAGATAAAAACCTCTATCAGGGCCCTTGAGCTTGCCAGAGAATACGAAGGCCTTTTTGCCACCGCAGGCATTCACCCCCATGAAGTCAAAAAGGTAAACAGCGCCACTTATGATACCCTTAAGGCCCTGCTTGCCGACGAAAAAATTGTTGCGGTGGGAGAAATCGGCCTTGATTATGCCAAAGAATATAGCCCTCGTGAGCTTCAAAAAGAACATTTTGCCCGCCAGCTTGCCCTTGCCCGTGAATTCAAGCTTCCGGTGGTAATACACTCACGTGAGGCGTATCCCGATATCCTTGAAGTTTTAAAGGAAGAACTACCGGAAAAATTCGTCTTTCATTGCTATGCAGGCACGGTAAGTGAAGCCCGAAAAATCCTTGACCTTGGAGGTTTTCTTTCTTTTACCGGGATCATCACCTTTCCTAAGGGGGAAAATGTCCGCGAGGTAGTGCGTTTTGCTCCTCTTGACCGCATCATGGCTGAGACAGATTGTCCTTTTCTTACCCCGGTGCCTCATCGTGGCAAAAGAAACGAACCCGCTTTTGTGCGCTACGTGGTCGAAAAAATAGCAGAACTAAAAAACATCTCTTTTGAAAAGTGCGCTGAGGCCACTACCAAATGCGCCGAAGAATTTTTCGGAATTTAA
- a CDS encoding metal ABC transporter permease produces the protein MLGEIFQYDFFRRALVAGTFLSCAAALLGLFLILRKDAMMGHGLTHIAFAGVALALLFNLAPFPVALLISALAAFLILKVRERAGLYGDTAIAILSSLGMALGIILASLSNHFNVTLLSFLFGNILAVSHFELYSSVALALIVIVSIVLFYHELLYTTFDEESARAGGLPVGFFDALLAVLTAITVVIGMKIVGLLLVSALLVIPAAAALQVSPSFRVCVFLAALFGIASTLFGIISAWIFNLPASGAIVLCAGIIFSFCFLWRHLRAS, from the coding sequence ATGTTAGGGGAAATTTTTCAATACGACTTTTTCAGACGCGCCCTTGTTGCAGGGACGTTTCTTTCGTGTGCCGCTGCCCTTTTGGGGCTCTTTCTCATCTTGAGAAAAGACGCCATGATGGGCCACGGGCTAACTCATATTGCCTTTGCGGGCGTGGCCCTGGCGCTTTTGTTTAACCTTGCTCCTTTTCCTGTTGCCCTCTTAATCTCCGCGTTGGCGGCCTTTTTGATTTTAAAAGTTCGCGAACGAGCTGGGCTTTACGGAGACACAGCCATTGCTATTCTCTCAAGCCTTGGGATGGCCCTGGGTATTATCCTGGCCTCCCTTAGCAATCATTTCAACGTGACGCTTCTTTCCTTTTTGTTCGGAAATATCCTGGCGGTAAGCCACTTTGAGCTTTACAGTTCAGTAGCGCTTGCCCTCATCGTGATTGTTTCTATCGTGCTTTTTTACCATGAACTTCTTTACACCACTTTTGACGAAGAAAGCGCAAGGGCTGGCGGGCTTCCCGTAGGTTTTTTCGATGCTTTGCTCGCAGTGCTCACCGCCATCACGGTAGTGATCGGCATGAAAATCGTAGGTCTTTTGCTTGTTTCAGCGCTTTTAGTAATCCCTGCAGCAGCGGCCCTTCAAGTAAGCCCGAGTTTCCGTGTTTGTGTTTTTCTTGCGGCTTTATTTGGGATAGCAAGCACCCTTTTCGGAATTATAAGTGCCTGGATTTTTAATCTTCCAGCCTCAGGAGCCATTGTCCTTTGCGCGGGAATTATTTTTAGTTTTTGTTTTCTTTGGAGGCATTTGCGCGCAAGCTAA
- a CDS encoding metal ABC transporter ATP-binding protein: protein MRSLIEVKNLFFWYGNRLVLEDITFSVNQGDYLAILGPNGSGKSTLLKCILGLLKPQKGEIRLFGQPIEKFTEKWRLGYVPQRATALVDPVFPLAVEEVVAFGLLPKKKFPRFITKKDHEKIVSALRKMEMEGFLSRRMSQLSGGQQQRVFIARALVSEPDILILDEPTTGIDAAAQERFYDLLGELNQKGLTIVIVTHDIGIVNKHVKQVACLNRRLVYHGTHEEFCSSPRLLQIIGDHHLVIHRH from the coding sequence ATGCGTTCACTTATTGAGGTGAAAAACCTCTTTTTCTGGTATGGGAACCGCCTGGTCCTTGAAGACATAACGTTTTCTGTCAACCAGGGAGACTACCTTGCTATCCTTGGCCCCAACGGCTCGGGCAAATCCACTCTTTTAAAATGCATTTTAGGCTTATTAAAACCTCAAAAAGGAGAAATACGTCTTTTTGGTCAACCAATTGAAAAATTTACGGAAAAATGGCGCCTTGGGTATGTGCCTCAAAGGGCCACCGCACTTGTAGATCCGGTATTTCCCCTTGCCGTAGAAGAAGTCGTTGCCTTTGGCCTTCTTCCTAAGAAAAAATTTCCGCGTTTTATAACCAAAAAAGATCATGAAAAAATTGTTAGCGCCTTACGAAAAATGGAAATGGAGGGCTTTCTTTCACGCCGCATGTCCCAGCTTTCAGGTGGCCAACAGCAACGAGTTTTTATTGCCAGAGCCCTGGTGAGTGAACCAGACATTCTTATTCTTGATGAACCCACCACGGGCATTGACGCTGCTGCCCAGGAACGATTTTACGACTTACTTGGGGAGTTAAACCAAAAAGGTCTTACTATTGTTATCGTTACCCATGACATAGGCATCGTGAACAAACATGTCAAACAGGTAGCTTGCCTTAACAGACGTCTGGTTTATCATGGCACCCATGAGGAATTTTGTTCATCACCAAGACTTCTACAAATAATTGGCGACCATCATTTGGTAATCCACAGGCACTAA
- the speB gene encoding agmatinase gives MTFLGLPENPAKARVVFCPAPYDATTSYLPGTRFGPRRIIEASPYLEFYDEEKDCEVYQKAPFLTLPEEELPVDPEKMLKTLKSRLDPYVNAGLFPVTLGGEHTVSLAPMALLKEKYGRLCVIQIDAHADLRNEYQGTPFSHACTMRRALELGIELYPIGIRAISREEIVFAREKGLKIHWARELVSKLSEVVNEILTRIGKRPVYVTIDLDGFDPAEVPGVGTPEPGGLKWYEGLFILQAVSSLNVVGFDVVELLPKDDRSAYFAARLIYKFLSYLFC, from the coding sequence ATGACTTTTCTAGGATTGCCCGAAAACCCGGCTAAAGCTCGTGTTGTTTTTTGCCCTGCCCCTTATGATGCTACCACTTCCTATCTTCCTGGAACTCGTTTTGGGCCAAGACGTATCATAGAAGCAAGCCCATATCTTGAGTTTTACGACGAAGAAAAAGATTGCGAGGTATACCAAAAAGCCCCTTTTTTAACGCTTCCAGAAGAAGAACTCCCTGTTGATCCCGAAAAAATGCTCAAAACCTTGAAAAGTCGCCTTGATCCTTATGTTAACGCGGGGCTTTTTCCGGTAACCCTGGGGGGAGAACATACCGTAAGCCTGGCCCCTATGGCCTTGCTCAAGGAAAAGTATGGCAGGTTGTGTGTGATCCAAATAGACGCCCATGCCGACTTGCGAAATGAGTATCAAGGGACCCCCTTTTCCCACGCCTGTACTATGAGACGAGCCCTAGAATTAGGGATAGAGCTTTATCCCATAGGGATAAGGGCCATTTCACGAGAAGAAATAGTTTTCGCCAGGGAAAAAGGCTTAAAGATTCACTGGGCAAGAGAATTGGTAAGTAAGCTTTCAGAAGTCGTTAATGAGATCCTCACAAGAATTGGGAAAAGGCCCGTATATGTGACCATTGACCTGGACGGCTTTGACCCGGCAGAAGTCCCTGGGGTGGGAACCCCTGAACCAGGAGGCCTTAAGTGGTACGAGGGGCTTTTCATTTTGCAAGCGGTTTCTTCTTTGAACGTGGTTGGCTTTGATGTGGTGGAGCTACTTCCTAAAGACGACCGCTCAGCATATTTTGCCGCCCGCTTAATCTACAAATTTCTTTCGTATCTTTTTTGTTAA
- the speD gene encoding adenosylmethionine decarboxylase — protein MEKMEYGFGQHLVLDGYGCNREKLMDIDFIYDFLSNYPEEIKMTKIMPPYVFKYHAPVPEDWGISGFVIIAESHISIHTFPEKLYMSVDIFSCKEFDVDKAIRDITKLFEVKKSEIKILDRGLEFPRSIRTVERFIRAERSQLTV, from the coding sequence ATGGAAAAGATGGAGTATGGATTCGGACAGCACTTGGTACTTGACGGGTATGGTTGCAACCGGGAAAAGCTCATGGACATCGACTTTATCTATGATTTCTTGAGCAATTATCCCGAAGAAATCAAAATGACCAAAATAATGCCCCCTTATGTGTTCAAGTATCACGCACCTGTGCCAGAAGATTGGGGCATTTCTGGCTTTGTGATTATCGCAGAAAGCCATATAAGCATCCACACCTTTCCTGAAAAGCTCTACATGAGCGTTGATATCTTCTCCTGCAAGGAATTCGACGTGGACAAGGCCATTCGCGATATCACCAAGCTTTTTGAAGTGAAAAAGAGCGAAATTAAGATCCTTGACAGAGGCCTTGAGTTTCCCCGCTCCATCCGCACGGTAGAACGCTTTATCCGTGCCGAACGTAGTCAGCTAACCGTATAA
- a CDS encoding cupin domain-containing protein gives MLRIGEKIRKLRVANDLTQEELASRAGLTKGYISQLERDLTYPSIVTLKDILDVLGTDLASFFKEDPPERVVFRKDDRQKIEGQGVEFLVPGSGRRIMEPVLVSLNPGEQTTPDAPHEGEEFGFVLKGVIKLWLGTRAEKLRKGDCFYFRADQRHFVENVGRSMAQILWVVSPPTF, from the coding sequence ATGTTACGCATAGGAGAAAAAATTAGAAAATTGCGTGTAGCAAATGATCTTACTCAGGAAGAATTGGCAAGTCGTGCAGGCTTGACCAAAGGTTATATTTCGCAACTTGAGAGGGATTTGACCTATCCCTCGATAGTTACGCTTAAAGACATTTTAGACGTGCTGGGAACAGACTTAGCAAGTTTTTTTAAGGAAGACCCCCCTGAGCGGGTGGTATTTCGTAAAGACGATCGTCAAAAGATAGAAGGCCAAGGTGTTGAATTTTTGGTTCCAGGATCAGGAAGAAGGATAATGGAACCGGTGCTGGTTTCGCTTAACCCCGGGGAGCAGACCACACCAGATGCGCCCCACGAGGGCGAAGAATTTGGCTTTGTGCTTAAAGGGGTTATCAAGCTCTGGTTAGGCACGCGGGCAGAAAAGCTCCGCAAGGGTGATTGTTTTTACTTTCGGGCCGATCAGCGCCATTTCGTGGAAAACGTGGGGCGCTCCATGGCCCAAATCCTGTGGGTGGTATCTCCGCCCACTTTTTAA
- the amrA gene encoding AmmeMemoRadiSam system protein A, whose protein sequence is MTKVIGLNDTEKALLLYIARESIASALEGRPPRLPQELPPKLLEPYGAFVTLHKNGQLRGCIGTFHPEGPLYKTVFEMARSAAFNDPRFPPLSPEELPEVEIEISVLSPMWRAEDINEIEVGKHGIYIVRGINRGVLLPQVATEYGWDRKTFLDHTCLKAGLPPGCWQDPETEIYLFTAEIFSEKDLKIGPRFGVH, encoded by the coding sequence ATGACCAAGGTAATCGGCCTAAACGACACGGAAAAAGCACTTTTACTTTATATTGCCAGGGAAAGCATTGCGAGCGCCCTTGAGGGGCGCCCGCCAAGGCTTCCTCAGGAGCTTCCCCCAAAGCTCCTTGAACCTTATGGCGCATTCGTAACCCTTCATAAAAACGGCCAGTTAAGAGGCTGTATCGGCACCTTTCATCCAGAAGGTCCGCTTTACAAAACAGTATTTGAAATGGCTCGCTCAGCGGCCTTTAATGATCCGCGTTTTCCCCCTCTTTCCCCTGAAGAACTTCCTGAGGTAGAAATTGAAATCTCTGTGCTGTCTCCCATGTGGCGCGCAGAAGATATCAACGAGATAGAAGTTGGAAAACACGGCATCTATATTGTCCGTGGTATAAACCGTGGTGTTTTGTTACCCCAGGTAGCCACAGAATACGGCTGGGACAGAAAAACCTTTCTTGATCATACCTGCTTGAAAGCAGGGCTTCCTCCAGGCTGCTGGCAAGACCCCGAAACCGAAATTTACCTATTTACAGCGGAGATTTTCAGCGAAAAAGACTTAAAGATTGGCCCCCGCTTTGGCGTTCATTAG
- a CDS encoding DsbC family protein, translated as MKRSIVLSCLVLLLFAGVSFATCPSAKETEKTLSPLFGGQKINVLSVKPSPIKGLCEVVIKTAGGKRPLYIDEKGKYLVLGRIIDIAARLDLTQERITDLNRLSKEKLAELKKLVAFSEGKGPEIFFITDPDCPHCKRAEGILHEMIKKGKIRVNVIFMPLERLHPKAKEKAVAIICDKKGLKELREGYTGTQCEEGKKKVEKTLKTLPGLGIRATPTYIFPDGKVISGVLKEEQILKLVK; from the coding sequence ATGAAAAGATCGATTGTTTTGAGCTGTTTGGTTCTTTTGTTGTTTGCAGGAGTTAGCTTTGCCACCTGCCCTTCCGCCAAGGAAACAGAAAAAACCCTTTCTCCTCTTTTTGGTGGCCAAAAAATAAACGTATTAAGCGTTAAGCCCTCACCCATCAAAGGGCTTTGCGAAGTGGTAATAAAAACCGCAGGAGGCAAAAGACCTCTTTATATCGACGAAAAAGGGAAATATTTGGTCCTTGGTCGCATAATAGACATTGCCGCACGCTTGGACCTTACCCAGGAACGCATCACTGACCTCAACCGGCTCTCAAAGGAAAAACTAGCAGAACTTAAAAAACTCGTAGCTTTCAGTGAGGGAAAGGGCCCTGAAATATTTTTCATCACAGACCCTGATTGCCCTCATTGTAAAAGGGCAGAAGGGATTCTTCACGAAATGATCAAAAAAGGGAAGATTAGAGTAAACGTAATTTTTATGCCCCTTGAGAGGCTTCACCCCAAGGCCAAAGAAAAGGCCGTCGCTATCATCTGTGATAAAAAAGGCCTAAAAGAATTAAGGGAAGGTTATACCGGCACCCAATGCGAAGAAGGAAAGAAAAAGGTAGAAAAAACTTTAAAAACACTTCCGGGGCTGGGCATCAGGGCCACACCGACTTATATTTTTCCTGACGGAAAGGTTATTTCTGGAGTTTTAAAAGAAGAACAAATTTTGAAACTGGTGAAGTAA
- a CDS encoding pyridoxal-phosphate-dependent aminotransferase family protein, which translates to MNLLDKKTLLAPGPVPVPPKALLAMAKPVIHHRLPEFSAILSKIREDLKYLFQTKEDVLFFASSGTGAMESCVANLFSPGEKVIVVRGGKFGERWGKLAETYRLDPVYIDVEWGEAVPLEAVERALSENPDAKGLLIQAHETSTGVKHPVAEIASLTREKDILLVVDAISALGVYPLPFDELGIDAMVAGSQKSLALPPGLSFVALSQKAWDRVEKTTSPRYYFDFRKEKKALAKKTTAFTPAVSLLYGLSEILARIKEVGLERLFAHYQRLAGACRAGIAAMGLDLFAKAPCEALTIVKVPEGVDGAKLMKLMREKYQVTMAGGQAKLKGKVVRIAHLGYQGPLDVITALATLEMALTELGYKVPLGAGVAAAQKYFLANKEV; encoded by the coding sequence ATGAACCTTTTAGACAAGAAAACTCTTCTTGCTCCAGGCCCTGTTCCTGTTCCTCCAAAGGCCCTGCTGGCTATGGCAAAGCCCGTTATTCATCACAGGCTTCCGGAATTTTCTGCGATCCTTTCTAAGATTCGGGAAGACCTGAAATACCTTTTTCAAACCAAAGAAGACGTCTTATTTTTTGCGTCCTCTGGCACTGGTGCCATGGAATCCTGTGTGGCTAATCTTTTTTCCCCTGGAGAAAAGGTAATCGTTGTCCGAGGTGGTAAATTTGGTGAAAGATGGGGGAAGCTTGCCGAGACTTACCGTTTAGACCCTGTATATATCGATGTTGAATGGGGGGAAGCGGTTCCACTTGAGGCTGTAGAACGTGCCCTTAGTGAGAACCCTGACGCCAAGGGCCTCTTGATCCAGGCCCATGAGACTTCCACCGGGGTAAAACATCCTGTGGCAGAGATTGCCTCCCTTACAAGAGAAAAAGACATTTTATTGGTGGTGGATGCTATTTCAGCCCTGGGCGTATATCCTCTTCCTTTTGATGAGCTTGGGATCGATGCCATGGTGGCGGGTTCTCAAAAAAGCCTTGCCTTACCCCCTGGGCTTTCTTTTGTAGCCCTTTCCCAAAAGGCCTGGGACCGCGTAGAGAAAACAACTTCTCCTCGTTATTACTTTGACTTCCGCAAAGAAAAAAAGGCGCTTGCTAAAAAAACTACGGCCTTTACCCCTGCGGTTTCTTTGCTTTACGGCCTTTCAGAGATTCTTGCGCGGATAAAAGAAGTGGGGCTTGAGCGCCTTTTTGCCCATTACCAGCGCCTGGCCGGGGCCTGTCGTGCTGGTATAGCTGCCATGGGGCTTGATCTTTTTGCCAAAGCTCCCTGTGAGGCGCTCACCATTGTTAAAGTGCCTGAAGGCGTTGATGGGGCGAAACTAATGAAGCTTATGCGTGAGAAATATCAGGTCACCATGGCAGGTGGGCAGGCCAAACTGAAAGGCAAGGTGGTCCGCATTGCCCATCTTGGTTATCAGGGTCCCCTTGATGTTATCACAGCCCTTGCTACCCTTGAAATGGCCTTAACAGAGCTTGGCTATAAGGTACCGCTGGGTGCCGGTGTGGCCGCGGCTCAAAAATATTTTCTCGCAAACAAGGAGGTCTAA
- the serA gene encoding phosphoglycerate dehydrogenase, protein MKVLVSDPIAEDGIKILKEAGLEVIVKTGLPKEELIEELKNDIEAIIIRSATKMTADVIEAAPKLKLIARAGTGLDNVDIDAANRKGIVVMNCPGGNTVSAAEHTIAMMMALARNIPQATASMKAGKWEKKKFLGREVNGKTLGIIGLGRIGSVVADRAKGLKMRVIAYDPFVNPDQAAKMGIEVMSLDELLPQADFITIHVPLTKETKGFINKEKFDKMKDGVMLIHCARGGIVNEKDLYEAMVSGKVAGAALDVFEQEPPPEDYPLFKLENFICTPHLGASTVEAQKNVALAVASQVVDFLVHGVVRNAVNMPSVSAELLPVLKPYLKLAEKLGALQAQLAEGPIQEVNIEYQGDVANLDTRPLTVALLKGLLTPALREDVNFVNAPIRAKERGIKVTESKVNTAEDFLNLIKVRVKYPGGENVVAGTIFGKKEPRIVQINDFRLDAVPQGHMLYLMNEDRPGVIGQIGITIGEHGVNISRMHVGQEPEQKVNIILLSIDQPVPEDLLQKLKKLPVIKLVKPLEL, encoded by the coding sequence ATGAAAGTCTTGGTTAGTGATCCCATAGCCGAAGACGGGATAAAAATTTTAAAAGAAGCGGGCCTTGAGGTAATAGTCAAAACAGGCCTTCCCAAAGAAGAGCTCATCGAAGAGTTAAAAAACGACATTGAAGCCATAATTATTCGTAGTGCCACCAAAATGACCGCAGACGTGATCGAAGCTGCCCCCAAACTTAAGCTTATTGCCCGGGCAGGGACAGGCCTTGATAACGTAGATATCGATGCGGCGAACCGCAAAGGCATTGTGGTGATGAACTGCCCCGGAGGAAATACCGTTTCTGCAGCAGAGCACACCATCGCCATGATGATGGCTCTTGCGCGAAATATTCCCCAGGCCACGGCCTCTATGAAGGCGGGCAAATGGGAGAAAAAGAAATTTCTTGGCCGCGAAGTAAACGGAAAGACCTTAGGAATTATTGGCCTGGGCCGCATTGGTTCCGTGGTAGCTGACCGCGCCAAGGGCCTTAAGATGCGCGTTATTGCCTATGATCCCTTTGTTAATCCCGATCAAGCTGCGAAGATGGGTATCGAGGTCATGAGCCTTGATGAACTTTTGCCTCAGGCGGATTTTATCACCATCCACGTGCCCCTTACCAAAGAAACCAAAGGCTTTATCAACAAAGAAAAATTCGACAAAATGAAAGACGGCGTGATGCTAATTCACTGCGCCCGTGGCGGTATTGTGAACGAAAAAGACCTTTACGAAGCCATGGTTTCAGGAAAAGTTGCCGGCGCAGCTTTAGATGTGTTTGAGCAGGAGCCGCCTCCAGAGGATTACCCACTCTTTAAATTAGAAAATTTTATCTGCACTCCCCATCTGGGAGCTTCTACGGTTGAAGCGCAGAAGAATGTGGCGCTTGCCGTTGCCTCTCAGGTGGTAGATTTCTTGGTCCATGGGGTGGTGCGCAACGCGGTGAACATGCCTTCTGTTTCAGCCGAACTTCTTCCTGTGCTTAAGCCTTATCTCAAGCTTGCTGAAAAACTTGGTGCCCTTCAGGCCCAGCTTGCCGAAGGCCCCATCCAGGAAGTAAACATCGAGTATCAGGGAGATGTTGCCAATCTTGATACAAGGCCCCTTACCGTTGCCTTGCTAAAAGGGCTTCTTACCCCTGCTTTGCGTGAAGATGTAAACTTTGTTAATGCACCCATCCGTGCCAAAGAGCGCGGCATAAAAGTAACTGAGAGCAAAGTAAATACCGCGGAAGATTTCCTTAATCTCATAAAGGTGCGCGTAAAATACCCCGGAGGGGAAAACGTAGTTGCAGGCACCATCTTCGGCAAAAAAGAGCCCCGGATTGTACAGATAAACGATTTTCGCCTTGATGCGGTGCCTCAAGGGCACATGCTTTACCTTATGAACGAAGACCGGCCCGGGGTAATTGGCCAGATTGGCATTACCATTGGCGAACACGGGGTGAATATTTCCAGGATGCACGTGGGCCAAGAACCTGAACAAAAAGTAAACATAATCTTGCTTAGCATTGACCAGCCGGTTCCTGAAGACTTGTTACAAAAACTTAAAAAACTACCTGTCATAAAGCTGGTAAAACCCCTTGAGCTTTAA